TTTTGCCGCTTTCTACTGTTGTGATCTGTGTCTCTGAACCCCACCCTGGCCTTGGAGATATGGGATAATTGATAATCCCCATGTGGGAAAGCTCTGGGGGATCTATTTTAactattctaattttttgaagCTGCAGAATCACGTATGGAGAGAAGTCACTCTCCCATGCTTACCTGTTACTAAGGGGAATTTGCAATTGGCCATGTCCCCACGTAAAAATACTGTGGCTTAAACCCTGTAATCTGAAAAGCTGGTTATCTTCCCCTGTAGAAGAGTCTGGAAGATGTGTTTGTTAGACCTTTGTtaggacagagaggcagagggtgaTATATGAGAACTTGCCTGTGCCTGAGCACAAACTCTGGTCCTTTCTCCTCAACAGCACAGGGTCGGTCGAGGGCCCCATGCCTCAGAGGTGACGTTACGAGGGTTATGGATAAAAAGGCTGGACCTTGGAGGGAGGTACTGAGAGGTgacatttctttcctccctcactcATCATAACCAGACAACCCTGTGGCTAAGGGTTTTGGGGCGGCAGCCTGCACTTCCTTCTGCCCTGGTCTGTCTGACTTGTATCCTCACTGCACTGACTTTCCTCTGTACCTTCAGATAATCTGGTTTGACTTCTCCAAGTGGAGTTTGTGTCCATTCTTTGCCGACAATATAGATACTGGATTGGCACTTATGGAAACAATCGACATACAAACACCACATGTCCTGCTTATTACCTCCTCTATGTTCAGATAAACCCCATCCCATCAGTATTCATGGCCCCTTCATGTGACACACCATAGAGGGCTAACCGTGTAGCTTATTAACTCAGGACACTTGGACTTCCAGTTTCCTGAAGGAAGCTCATATGGTCACAGACACCACTTAGGCTTCACCCACGTAGCCTGCTTCTCTCTGGGCCCCGCACTAAACTTTTCCAGCCTCAGCCCCTTTCCACAGGAAATACAGTCACCTGcagcatttcttcatttttcacttggTAGATGAGAAAAGGTTTATACCACCCACTCCCAATTCTCAACCTCGTGAGTTCCCAACAGACATTCTTTTTCCCGAAGTCCCTCTTTTGCTGAGCAGAGAACCAGGAGTCCTCTCCTCCCTAAACCCTCACACACATAGGTTCATCCCAGCTCTTTCTCCTCTACCCTCTCCTGTGCTGCTTGTATCCACCATCCAATAAACCCACCCCACCTCTATCCTGAAGACAGTAACTATCCACTTATCCTTTATCCTCccaattattaaattatttcaatgATCCATTTACCCATCCAATGTCACAGCCTAACTTCTAAGCAGTCTTAATAAACCATCTTCTGAACAAAGTGACTCTTCTGCAGAAGACTTCTGGACCACTATCCTAAGAAGATAATATTCTCCTCACATGTGCAGGCCCCATGACTTCTTCAGCTAGGATTTTACAACATTTTGTAACTCTCATTGCCTTATCGTGCCCAAATTGGACGGAGATTGGGGGCAGGAAGAGAGTCCTGGCAgaggagatggggggaggggctgcctcctctTTCCTAGTTCCTCGAAGATCCATCACAGACTTTAAaagctgggcctggggtggggataGGAGGCACTGGAAGAGGACCCAGGAAGTTCAAGGAAGCCTGGGCTATAGGCCAGGTTGCAGGGTTGCCACATCGAGGGCTATCTAGTGGCTCAGCACGCCCTGTGTCCTGGGAGAACTCTGTGACCCTGGAGACCTTCATGAGTCGTGATGGATGCAGAGCCCTAAGAGAGCTGCTGTCACCATCACAGAGAGTCTTCTAGGCCCACCCCAGTCAAGCCCAAATCAGAGGAGCCCAGGAGATATCCTTCCATCCCAGAATGATACCCCATTGGAGGGCCAGGCCTGATTGGGGGACACTGGGGGGTGGGTGGCACAAGGAAGAAGGGCTGTTTCCACACTAAAGAGGTAAGGCTTCAGTTAACCAGCAACTCCCAGTTCTGAGGCTCACTTCTGCAGGGGCCACACTGTCTGGAGAAGGGCTGCGTGGGGGATGGATGCTCTCAGGTATATGGTGGCGTAGAGGGTTCATTTCTTAAAGCCTTGCAGCTCTGACCACAGTGCAGGGTAGTATTTTAGTGACTTGgagttagagaagaaaaagaagtaacaaatactgtgtgtgtgtgtgtgtgcgtgtgtgtgtgtgtgagtgtgtgttctATCTTAAGTGATGCTCAGAAAGCAGGTAGGCAGAAATATGTGAACTGGAGAAGGAGGTTCTTGTGCTAACACAAGTGCTTATTTAATCTGAATACTAGAAATTATGCATTTCATTTAGATCAACATGCTTTTGCTAACAGAGGCCCCATGGTAGACAAACACTTCACAGTGAGTTCAACTGACATTTAAGAATTAAACTCGAGGTTTGCCTTCTCTGCAGGTCCTCAGGTGTGTTCCACGTAATGAAGCACAATCACTACGTCTCCCGATTCGGCAGCAAACTTGGATTGCAGTTTATCGGCATGCATGAGAAAGGCATCATATTTAACAACAATCCAGTCATGTGGAAAGCTGTTAGGACCTACTTTATGAAAGGTACTCAGCTATCTCGCTACATCCTGCTCTTTCTCTTAGAATaatccttttttgaaatcatttttaacttCTGCTGCCTCAGTTTGAAATAGTAAGAGCTAATATTCATCATACATGTACTATCTGTATAgtaggcactgttttaagcacttgaTCACACTTTAATCCCACCACAACCCCAAGTGGTATATACTCTTATCACTTGtgtttaacaaatgagaaaactgaggcaaacagAGGTTAAGTATCTCGCACACTTTCCACCAATCACAGATGGTCACATTAAGAGACAACCCCAGAGCCTAAATATTTAACCTCCACAAATTCTGTTCTTCTTgatgcacaatttgatgaatGTGAAGGAGAATTGGCATACtatatacttaatatttaaagTCTATATACTATACACTTAAGGTCGCTTCAATGTGTCATCCATATTATTTGATTTAACATAGCCAATGTTTGCTGTATCTGTGGCTGGCATTCCAGATATTTTAACAGACAATAGGGAGGCCTGTATATATCATCTTATTCAGCCTCTGAGttttatatttaaggaaatataTTTGTAGAGAACTTCTGGTTAAACCCCAGGCAACATAGCGAGGAATGTATGAGCAGGGACCAGACCACAAGCCTCTTTATCTAGTGATTTCCTCCTTTACTACATGCTGCTGGAATTGAAGCCTTTGTGAATAAGCATGACGAATCTTTGACATTAAGATCAAACAAGTGTCTGGAAACCGTCTCAGTGATGGAATTGTAGGTCTGGGTTGCGAGATGGGTTGTAGGTCTGACCATGCACCATGGATACTCTTCTCTCCAGCCAGCCTCGGCAGTGAACCTAGATGCCTCCTATGTGGCTGCTGAGACAGTGAAAAGCTATGCCTGTCCCAGCAGAGAGGTGATCTTCCCACTGCAGAGCTGCCCATCACCAACACTCAGCACAATTCTGTCATAGACTCCATTGTCttggtttcctattgctgcttaACAAATTAACAAAGTCAATTAAGAAACCGTTTGTCCCACTTGTGGATGTGACAGTTACCTGGAAATAGCATCCTGGTCTTTCATATGTGCCAAGTCCCTCCTAAAATCAGGAAGTATGCTGCCAacaaaactttcctttttataCAGGCACAGAAATGGTTACAGTCTAGGACCACTCACCAGGTTTCCTGTTTTGCAAAGTCTGCCTTCAGAGGCCTCTGTAGCACAgctgatttgttttgtttaaagacTCTGACTTTAACAGCAAGTctgaataaaaaagatataaaaaagagaGGTTACTCCTAAAAACAGCTTAAAGAAACtttgaacaaagagaaaaaggaggattTTAAGAGTTGAACTCTCTTGAGATCTTCCTAGAAGCTCATAAATAGCCATCAAGTTTGTTTGATTTCCTGCCTGAGatcagtttttttcagtttcactgCCATGAAGCAACAAAGAAGAGCCTGGGTAATTCCAGGGACTTAAATCAATGCACATCATCATTATGAGGGAGCTAGATAAAAAGtgtggtaaattaaaaaaaattctatgatgaAAAAAGCCAGAGAATTACTAGAGTCCAAGTTTTAGTGAAACAAAGGAAGATACATAAACAGTATATAACCTCCTAGGAGATAAAGGGGATAATGTGAAGGAAGaagttgtgtttgtgtgtctgtgtctgtgtgtgtactgcAAATATACCATATACTTTTCTCTTGAAACTTCATGATTATACAAATAATGGAATCTATTTAACATACATAATATAACTTAATCCTCCttctgtataaatatttacattttcttaacttttgccattttcgATAAAACTTTATTCTCTTAAGGATAAAGAATTAGTTCTTAACTTAAATTATTGTACATTCTAAAATATAGAAGTAAAAACATAAGCATTAGGATCACTtctaaattcatttcaaaatacactTATCAAAATATTGGATTTACATGTTTTTACAAtatcaatttaaataaacaaactatttaaaaacaagaGTTAAACTCTCATATTAGACCACATACCATCTCGACCCCTTAGTTGCTCAGATGGTCATGAGCAGAGCAACTGGATATATCACAGCCAGTTCCCTCTACctggtttcattcattcattcatctattcattcactcattcattcattcctctcttTGACACCAAAGAGAGGGACACCACATACTGTGGACTTAAAGTACAATGCTAATATAATAGGTTGTCACTGCCCTGAAAGCGTTCCCAGTCCTATGAGGAAGACTGCTAAGCCAACAAAAAATTGCTTCACTGTTACAGCATTGACTGTGTACAATAAATCTGGGAATAGCTTGGGAAGAAACCAAAATTAAGAGAAGGTTATGACTGGTAAATTTTTAAGACTAGCATTTTACACATATGACCTACAGTTAAACAGGAAGTACCTTAGATAAAAAAGATAAGATACACTTTAAATAGTTCTGTAGCAATATTCTGATACCCACTGAAACGTACAATATCACCCTGGCCAAATCCAAACCTTCTTtagagggaaatgtatacaatAAATATGGAAAATCCGTGCTTTGTGATTTATAACCACAATTACTAAATGCTTTATTTGCAATCTCACAAATGATTTGTCATAGTTAGAACTAAAGTGTAACTTtgaagtgtgtttttaaaatatttacttatttactcatttattcgtttattttttatcataaaggTGATACATGCTAGTAGAAAATTAGCAGAAtgtagaagaataaaaaataagataacaaTTTACACCCAATTATTGAATAAAAGTTTCTGAGCAATTAATCTTCAACCAGAAAAAGCCCACATCGCCTGATTTTGTGTGTCCTGGAGTTGGGAGATAGCTCACTCTGTCTCTGATGTGTACCCTTCAGCTTTGTCCGGCCCTGGCCTGGTGCGCATGGTGACAGTCTGTGCTGATTCCATCACAAAGCACCTCGACAGGTTGGAGGAGGTCCGCGATGAGATGGGCTACGTGGACGTGTTGACCCTGATGCGGCGCATCATGCTAGACACCTCTAACATGCTCTTCCTGGGGATCCCCCTGGACGGTACTGAAATTTTCATTCCTGGGACTTGACATTCTGCCCTTTATTCAACAGGGCATGAGAAGGGTAATGTACCCAAGTCAACACAGGCTGTTTTGTACCCTGCTCTTCTTTAATTGTTTCTAACATTCCTAAAATTTCTTCCTGGTGTGTCTGCCTTGCTCAGTTATAAGATTATAAAATCCATACTAGGGGCTTATTTCTTTTCTATCACTCCTCATTGCTCTAGGAAATACGATTCTACCCACAGTTAACAGACATGATCATTTCTTTGGTCATGAATATATCCTATCACCAAACCTATGTATTTAACCATTTCCAACCACCCTTTTGGGCGTgatatctacatacatatatatacacacaaacacatgcaacACATGTGGacataaatatacatagacaCCTCTCTTTTGAAGCCACCAAGTGTGAGAACTTTGACTCTATCTAACTGAAAATAAAGGTCAGCTGCTGCTGGAAATGATAATTATAAGAACCATTAATttagtatctactatgtgccaagtagtACAAAAAGTTGCTTCACACAAAGTTTGTCATTTAGCGTTTAGAACAACTCTGGCAGGATGTCTCAATCAAAAAGCTGCTTTCCACACTACATTACAGAAACAAATACTATAATACATACATGCAACTCTACCGCTAACAGAAGAACAAACATTACTCGTGTGCCTTCATTCCATTCTGCTGTTGTCAGCTGAATGGAATTTCTCCTGACTTGATTTCTAGCAGGGTTCATTCAGtcatacattcattcaactaatatttattgattgtctATTTTATGTCAGTCATAGGTtctggggacagagcagtgaaCTACAAAAAGTTCTTGCCTTCAAAGAGTTTACATCCCAGTGGGGTTATGGACAGTAAACAGGTAACCATCTAGTAATACATGAGGCAATAACAGGTGCcttgaagagaaaacaaagcagggcAAAGTGCTAGAAAGTGAAGGGGAGGTCTGGGGGAGGCTGAGGCTATTGTGGAGAGGGTGGTAGGAAGGCCTCTGTGGAGAGGACATCTGAACATTACCCCAAAGGAAGTGTGACCACGCACCACGTGCAGATCTGAGGAAGCACATCATAGGCGTTAAGAACAGGCACAGTGTTCTCACTTGTCCAAACCAGCTGAGCTTTAACACCTGTTCCCTGACTGACCACACTGGGACAAGCAGACAAGCGATACGACCTCCCTCTTTCTCCACTCTCCTTGCCTCATCTCCCCCGCTGTTTAATTATTCCTTACAAGAGTCTTAAAATTCTTATCTGACTGACATTAAGTTGGGAGCCCTGTCCACTCTGAGGACTTGAGTCACAGCCTCTTGCCTGATCTGCTTTAAGACAGAGACTCTGAAAGTCCTGCTTGCCTGTTCCACACACATCTCTCCCAAGGCTTGACAGCTACATATAAGTTCCTGCTCCTCGGTTCCCTGTTAGCCTTGATTCTTAGGAGGGATCAAATGAAGGGAATTGTACAGCTCTGTTAACTTATGGACACAGACACTGGTGCTAAGAACTTGCTTAGCTCATACagattgtgtatgtgtatattcctGCTGCTCTCCGGTCCTTGTCAAACTCTCAATTTGCCTGAGAGACCCAGTTCAACAAAGAGGAAAGGACATTGCTCTGAGGTCAGATAGAACcaggctccagcccagggctTACCTGCCACACTGGCTGTGCAGTGTTGGGTAAGCTTCTTCATTTCTATGAACTGCAGTTTTTGTCTCTGCAAAATGATGACATATCACTCCCCTAGCAAGACTGTCAGGACTAACAGAAGTCTCATTTATACATTACCTTGCCTTATATCTGATCTTTAGCagttgaaaataaatgtctataCCCTTTCCTTTTGTATAATTTGAATACAGtagaggttttcttttctctagtattcaatttatttcaaaacatccTTTAAGAGCTGACTGTGCACAAGACTCAGAACAAGGCCTTGAAGAGTCCAAGATGAATTCTACCCACTGGACCAAAATATAAACAGCACAGTGGtgtgattttttccttttcatgtgcCAGAATCAAGGCCACAACAGCCATAATTACTAGGACCCTTCTTATTTCCCATGGTCAGGGAAACAGGAGGGAGGTGGAATCTCAGGCAAGGAGAAGCATGTGAGAATCCAGCATATCTCTTAATACAAAGTTGAAAATGGCAAATCTTGGTTAACTTCGCCAATCTAGATGCCAAGCAGAATAAATCACTGTTGATTTGTGTAGTGACATTCACGTGGCTGAAACGCCCACTGAAAGTGGAACCGTGCCCTGCTTAGAATCCCAGATGGTAGGAGAGTCTACGGCATCTTCTCCGACCAGCATAACCTTCTTGGGCTCACATTTTTGCTCAActgctcttctctttttctgtcttttccagaaaGTGCCATCGTGCCTAAAATCCAGGGTTATTTTGATGCGTGGCAAGCTCTCCTTCTCAAACCAGACATCTTCTTTAAGTTTTCTTGGTTACACAGGAAGTATGAAAAGTCTGTGTAAGTAACACACTTTGGAAAACTTTTCGGTGGGACTGGACGGGTGTGTGCTGTGTCTTAGATATTGCTGGGCTCTTCGGCAAGCTTTCTCCTCTCCAGAACCTCAAGGGAGCTGTTGATTAAGTTGCTGATGAAACACTTACAGCAATTTGGCAGCATGTGGCCAGACCACGGAGTAAGGGAAGCCTTTGTCCTGGGGCAGCTTTTCACGTAGGAGGCTGAGAGCTCCATCTCTGGGACTGGGACACTGCAGTGTTTGTGTTGAAGAGAAGGGTTACCTGAACCTGTCATTATTATTTGTCAAAATTCTCTTTGCATGTCTGGAAAAATGGAAACATggtatcattttattgttttgttgccTCTAAATGAATTTCACTTAATTCAACCTGAATTGACAGTAGtcacaaaataatgttttcataatgcacttcaataaaaagtggGAGATATTtagttatgtgtattttatcttaGGGATCCTGTGATTGTAATTAAATGGCTTAAATACTGTGGTCTCAGACTAGTCTAGCAGAAGACTGGACAAATGCCCAATAGTCTACAGGATAATCTATGTGTTTTCAGAGTGTAGCTGCCAGCCAATAAACACTGCCACCTCTAACCACCAGTGGAAAGCCCAGGGGATCTAGAGGAAGACAGACCTGGTTTGCATCCTATCTCTACTTAGTAACCAAATGACCTtgggaaatgatttaaaataaaatatatcctacCTTCCAGGGTGGGATATAGGTGAATGAGATCCATATATGTAGGGCCATTAGCACTGAGCAtaacacatagtaggcactaaaTATGTTAGCTTTCTCCATCCCTCTGTTCGTACCTTCCCCGGGTCTTTGTGACCATCTTAAACTCTCCATCTCTAAAAGTTCCCAGACTTGTTTGAAGGCCCAACTTCATCCTGCCTGTATGTTTTGAAATTAGTAATATTAGCCTCCAGGGCGGATGTCAACTTGATGTTATTTATATCTTCTCAAGTAGTTGATGTATATCAGGTGGATGATTCGGACACTTGGCTCTTTATACATTTCACTTAGTTTCCACCAGAGCTTATTGTGACTTGAACCAAGATGGTAAAGGGTTCCTGTGTTCACTATGGTCTGATTTTTTGGTGTTTTGAAGAGTCTTATTGGTCAGCAGCTAAACTTGGTCATTAGTTTAACTTTGGTATGGTCAGCAGGCCCACAGAAACTTCTTGCATGAGACTGTATAATGGTTCTGttccatttcattaaaattagCTCATCAACACTCCCTATGTATACAACATTTGCCAATGATTACTAAACTAGTTTATATCTCCTATGTTCTAGAGCAGTAAAGAGCTAGAGGATTTTTTTAGTCTTCTTCTCCCCTTACCCTTGCAATAATGccagtgtttgtttttcattaagaTATAAAAGACAtataacattacattagtttccattgtacaacataatgatttgatattggtatatattgcaaaatgattattataagtctagttaacatctgtcactatGTATAGTTATAACATTCttcttctgatgagaacttttaagatctattttcttagcaaccttcaaatatgcaatatagtatattaactgtagtcaccacaCTGCACATTAAATCCACACGACTTCTCATTGTAACTCAGGTTTGTACCTTTTGGTGCTCTCCATCACTCATTTTGCTCCCAACCCCTACTTCGTGCCTTGGTAAACAACAATCTGTTCCATGTATCTATGagcttgcttttttgtttttttttacgaTACTATcagtaagtgagatcatataatatttttctttctctatcataccaatactttaaaaaatatattggattTAGCCTTTTGGTACCAGTTTTTAACTCTTAACTAGATGTTATAGCCTTGATTTTGCTACCAATATTCACATATCCTGGCTAACTCTAGTTTCTTAACTTGAagtgtaatatatatgtaatttaagaATATTTGCAAAGAATTAAGTATAAATTCAGTTATTCATGGGCACTAATTGCTTCGATTAAATtagatcattttatttaaacaaatgcaaatgaaTCCATTTTTCTAGATGTCCTAACTGACTACCGATAGattacattttcactttttatttccagCAAGGATTTGAAAGATGCTATGGAAATTCtgatagaagaaaaaagacacaggatTTCCACAACAGAGAAACTGGAAGACTGCATGGATTTCGCCACTGAATTGATTTTTGCCGAGGTACACACCTGGACTAACCATAATTCCCAAACAACATGTGTATGACTATGTACAGGTGTCTAAAAATCCAATCCTGTTTATTGTTCCATATTTCTGCATTTAAATACTTGGTCTACTATTTTTATAATGCCCAACCCAAATAGCCCACTATTAGACATCCTGGTAGGTCTGACCTTTAAGATTTAAACTATTCTGTGTCTGCacaatacaaaatataaaaaaaccaGGAAGTCCAAAAACACTAAACATATAGAAAATGGTTGAATTATTCAGCTTTCAGCTGAAGATTGTTacaaaaaatgttcatttcaatCCTAGAGATGTAATTTCTATGATTTCATTCTGTTGAGGTTGTTGATCCTTGAGTGCCACCTCCCCTCCTGTTCTGAAACATTTATTCACTTTACCAATGTTTCTCCCCCTTTGCAATTGTTCAGAGACGTGGTGACCTGACAAAAGAGAATGTGAACCAGTGCATATTGGAAATGCTGATCGCAGCACCGGACACCATGTCTGTCTCTGTATTCTTCATGCTGTTTCTCATTGCAAAGCATCCCCAGGTTGAAGAGGCAGTAATGAAGGAAATCCAGACTGTTGTTGgtaaaaatttatcaaataaatcaTACAGCTTAGAAAACTATTCTTTCGGAATATCAGTTTCTATGTCCTAAGAATCTTAGGTCAAAATCTTTATTAGAATCCACCCAGAGAGCAAAAAAGCAAGTCATTGTGTCGCATTTTCACTATGCCAGATATGTCAAAATGATAggtctttctgtgttttcctaaTTATCAAAAAATGCttgttgaaaaatttcaaataatagaGAGATGTGTAAAGTAGAAAACAGTATCAGCTGATTCCTTCCACCCTGCTCCCCCGTCTCATCCCATAACCATGGGGAACCACTGTTAATATTCTGCTGTGTATTCTTCAAGGTCTTTTTTTATTGGccacatgaacatgtatatatggtttaatttatctgtatttaaaaaaaaatgggatcatCCACAAGGATCTGCTACCTATCAGAGGCAAAAGGCTTTTGAGGGTCCACCCAGGGAAATGGCTACCCCTTATGGCAGTGTTTCTGGCTTTCAAGCAGCCTGAACCTAAGGAATGCCTTTGGTTATCTTCTCCATCATCTTCCCTCTACCTCCCCATCCCAGATAAACATGCCCATTAGACTCTTAAGTGTACAGAGAGCAGTATGTGAGGAGCTGGGCTGTAAGAGTTCTCTGACCAAGTGAGACTTTCCTGAATATCACAGTTGTACAGGAGACAGGGATGCCTCAGGACCCTGGGTTGATTTTGATTCTGCAAAAGTGGTACCCCATTTGAGGATGCTTGGAAGCTTTTTCAACTTTGGGAGTCATCTGAGCATCTGTGACCAGTGTCAGGCCAATCTGAGACAGCCGGGGTGTCCGTTAATTCTCCAGAGGCATGCCTTTCACTGTAGTGGGGAGAAGAGGATTTGCCACTGTACCAAATCACGTCCTTgatgagatggggaggagggactcTCAGTGATATGTtctgacagatgactgcatagGACACCAGAAGAGAAAATTACTTTGAACCTGATTAAACTCACCGTCTCACTCTGACTAGAGAAGGCATGAATGTCTTCTAGAATTTAGAGTAGGAGACAAAACTCACAAACCACAGAGGCCAGGCAGATAAATGTTTGAAGCAGACTGGGTAGCTCTACGTGATGCTGCAGAGAGGACGCCCCTCTAAAAGGTTCATCAGACACTCAACTTCAGCCCATTGTTGCCAGGCGGGAATGTGGATCCAACGTTACccggtttttaaaatttttctacaaattcAGACTTTTCTCTGAAAAACTCATGTGTTAAAATAATTGACTTCAAATCTGAATTTTCGTAAGACATTCTGTAGATCAAACATAACATACTTGGCCCAGGTTGCTGGTTTACATTAGAATCAACGATATAAATTTTTTCAACCAAGAGCAAACTGTTCTGCGGAAAGTACAGGAATTTTAATACTCATCACATGTTGAAACTAACATGACGTCCTTTATCCTTTTTATCTGCTCCCACAGGTGAAAGAGACATGAGGATTGATGATATGCAAAAACTGAAAGTGGttgaaaactttatttatgagAGCATGAGGTACCAGCCTGTTGTGGACCTGGTCATGCGCAAAGCCTTAGAGGATGATGTCATCGATGGCTACCCGGTGAAAAAGGGGACCAACATTATCCTGAATATTGGAAGAATGCATAGA
This is a stretch of genomic DNA from Camelus ferus isolate YT-003-E chromosome 6, BCGSAC_Cfer_1.0, whole genome shotgun sequence. It encodes these proteins:
- the LOC102519005 gene encoding LOW QUALITY PROTEIN: aromatase (The sequence of the model RefSeq protein was modified relative to this genomic sequence to represent the inferred CDS: deleted 1 base in 1 codon) codes for the protein MVLEMLNPMHYYNITSTVSGGVPVAAMAILLLTGFLLLVWNYKNTSSIPGPGYCLGIGPLISHCRFLWMGIGSASNYYNKMYGEFMRVWICGEETLIISKSSGVFHVMKHNHYVSRFGSKLGLQFIGMHEKGIIFNNNPVMWKAVRTYFMKALSGPGLVRMVTVCADSITKHLDRLEEVRDEMGYVDVLTLMRRIMLDTSNMLFLGIPLDESAIVPKIQGYFDAWQALLLKPDIFFKFSWLHRKYEKSVKDLKDAMEILIEEKRHRISTTEKLEDCMDFATELIFAERRGDLTKENVNQCILEMLIAAPDTMSVSVFFMLFLIAKHPQVEEAVMKEIQTVVGERDMRIDDMQKLKVVENFIYESMRYQPVVDLVMRKALEDDVIDGYPVKKGTNIILNIGRMHRLEFFPKPNEFTLENFAKNVPYRYFQPFGFGPRACAGKYIAMVMMKVTLVTLLKRFRVETLQGQCVEKIQKNNDLSLHPDETCKTRDLLEMIFIPRNSDKSLEH